One region of Brachybacterium saurashtrense genomic DNA includes:
- a CDS encoding DNA repair helicase XPB, producing MTDGPLIVQSDKSLLLEVDHPSAQAARIAIAAFAELERAPEHVHTYRITDLGLWNARAAGYDAETVVAALVDHSRYPVPHALLIDVADTMDRYGRLRLLADPTHGLVLHAVDRPVLEEVTRSKRIQGMLGARIDEVTVAVHPSQRGALKQALLKLGWPAEDHAGYVDGEAHPIALAEDGWSLRPYQAEAVDGFRHGGSGVVVLPCGAGKTLVGAGAMAAMGRTTLILVTSTVSARQWRDELLARTTLTEDEIGEYSGTTKEVRPVTIATYQVLTMKRKGVHPHLELMSARDWGLIVYDEVHLLPAPVFRMTADLQARRRLGLTATLVREDGREGEVFSLIGPKRYDAPWKDIQAQGYIAPAVCTEVRTTMPAADRMAYAMAENADRPRLGAAHPAKVDVVEALAARHRGEPMLVIGQYLDQLEEIAERLDAELLTGRTPVRRRQELFAAFREGRIDRLVVSKVANFSIDLPEASVAVQVSGAFGSRQEEAQRLGRLLRPKADGRSAHFYTVVMRDTQDQDYAAHRQRFLAEQGYAYSIVDAEDLLPSGRAADPGQAG from the coding sequence ATGACCGACGGCCCCCTGATCGTCCAGAGCGACAAGTCCCTGCTGCTCGAGGTGGACCACCCCTCGGCGCAGGCGGCTCGGATCGCGATCGCCGCCTTCGCGGAGCTCGAGCGCGCCCCGGAGCACGTGCACACCTACCGGATCACCGATCTGGGCCTGTGGAACGCCCGCGCCGCCGGGTACGACGCGGAGACCGTGGTCGCCGCGCTGGTGGACCACTCCCGCTACCCCGTCCCCCACGCGCTGCTGATCGACGTGGCGGACACGATGGACCGCTACGGCCGCCTGCGGCTGCTCGCCGATCCCACGCACGGGCTGGTGCTGCACGCCGTGGACCGCCCGGTGCTCGAGGAGGTGACCCGCTCGAAGCGCATCCAGGGCATGCTCGGCGCACGGATCGACGAGGTCACGGTGGCCGTCCACCCCTCGCAGCGCGGCGCCCTCAAGCAGGCGCTGCTGAAGCTGGGCTGGCCCGCGGAGGACCACGCCGGGTACGTGGACGGCGAGGCGCACCCGATCGCGCTCGCGGAGGACGGCTGGTCCCTGCGCCCCTACCAGGCCGAGGCGGTGGACGGCTTCCGCCACGGCGGCAGCGGCGTGGTGGTGCTGCCCTGCGGGGCGGGCAAGACGCTCGTGGGCGCTGGGGCGATGGCGGCGATGGGGCGCACCACGCTCATCCTCGTCACCAGCACCGTCTCGGCCCGGCAGTGGCGCGACGAGCTGCTGGCCCGCACCACCCTCACCGAGGACGAGATCGGCGAGTACTCCGGCACCACCAAGGAGGTGCGGCCGGTGACGATCGCGACCTACCAGGTGCTCACGATGAAGCGGAAGGGCGTGCACCCGCACCTGGAGCTGATGAGCGCCCGCGACTGGGGCCTGATCGTCTACGACGAGGTGCACCTGCTGCCCGCCCCCGTGTTCCGCATGACGGCGGACCTCCAGGCCCGGCGTCGGCTGGGGCTGACGGCCACGCTGGTGCGCGAGGACGGCCGCGAGGGCGAGGTGTTCTCGCTGATCGGCCCCAAGCGCTACGACGCCCCGTGGAAGGACATCCAGGCCCAGGGCTACATCGCGCCAGCGGTGTGCACCGAGGTGCGCACCACCATGCCCGCCGCGGACAGGATGGCCTACGCGATGGCCGAGAACGCGGACCGGCCGCGGCTGGGTGCCGCCCACCCGGCGAAGGTGGACGTGGTGGAGGCCCTCGCCGCACGGCACCGGGGCGAGCCGATGCTGGTGATCGGCCAGTACCTCGACCAGCTGGAGGAGATCGCCGAGCGCCTGGACGCGGAGCTGCTCACCGGGAGGACCCCGGTGCGCCGCCGGCAGGAGCTGTTCGCCGCGTTCCGGGAGGGACGGATCGACCGCCTGGTGGTCTCGAAGGTCGCGAACTTCTCGATCGACCTGCCGGAGGCCTCGGTGGCGGTGCAGGTCTCCGGCGCCTTCGGCTCCCGGCAGGAGGAGGCGCAGCGCCTGGGCCGCCTGCTGCGCCCCAAGGCCGACGGGCGCTCCGCGCACTTCTACACGGTGGTCATGCGCGACACCCAGGACCAGGACTACGCCGCCCACCGGCAGCGCTTCCTCGCCGAGCAGGGCTACGCCTACTCGATCGTGGACGCGGAGGATCTGCTCCCCTCGGGCCGCGCTGCTGACCCGGGCCAGGCCGGCTGA